Within Eggerthella timonensis, the genomic segment GGTGGCGGACCCATCGCTCATCACGAGCGCCGCCGCGGCGTTCGGCTCGCAGGCCATCCTCTGCGCCATCGACGCGAAGCACGTCGCGGGCGCGGGAGACAAGTGGGAGGTCTACGTGCACGGAGGGCGCAAGGCTACGGGCATCGACGCCGTGGAGTGGGCGCAAGAGGCGGCGCGGCGCGGGGCTGGGGAGATCCTGCTCACCAGCATGGACCGCGACGGCAGCCGCGACGGCTTCGACTGCGCGCTCACCCGCGCCGTGGCGCGCGCCGTGGACATCCCGGTCATCGCTTCGGGCGGGGTGGGGAAGCTCGAGCACTTCGCCCAGGGCGTCATCGAGGGCGAGGCCGACGCCGTGCTGGCCGCCAGCGTCTTCCATTTCGGCGAGCTCACCGTGCGCCAAGTGAAGGAGCACATGCGCGCCCAAGGCATCCCGGTGAGGCTGTGACGTCTTCGCACGCTGTTTTATCCGTAAAATAGGAACATTTGTTCTTGACTAGAGAACGCTGGAAAGCTATACTGCATAGCAGGTTGGTAGGTGCCTAACCGCAATTCCCGGGACAGCCTCATAACTACTCGCGTGCGAAAGAGGAGGCCGTCCATGCTTGCCAACAGCGATGGATATCTGAACGCCCTGAATCACATCAAAAGAGAAATAGCCGACGCGCAGAACCGTGCGGTACAAAGCGCTAATGCAGAGGTGATCCAGCTGTATTGGCGCGTCGGCCGCTTGATAGACGAGCGATCCCTATGGGGAAACAAGTACCTCGAAACCCTTTCCCGCGATATACGCCTTGCGTTTCCGGGCATTAAAGGCTTTTCCGTGAGAAGCATGAAGTACATGGTCAAATTCGCGCGCGAGGTGGATCGCCAATTGTGCGACAGCTGTTGCACAATTCCATGGGGCCATATCACCCATCTTCTCGATAAGACGGAACCGGGTGCGGAGCGCAAATGGTACGTTCAGGCCACCATAGAGAACGGGTGGAGCCGTGCGGTTCTTTTGCACCAGATAGAGACCAGACTCTACCAGCGACAAGCGCTCTCCGGTAAAGTGAGCAATTTCGAGCGGACGCTTCCATCGCCCGAAAGCGAGCTGGCGCAGCAGACGCTCAAAGATCCGTACATTTTCGATTTCATCACGACGCGCCAAGGTGCAGTCGAACACGAGGTGGAAGATCGCATGATGGAGAACCTCACCAAGCTCTTGCTCGAGCTTGGCACAGGGTTCGCCTTCGTCGGAAGACAATACCACCTTTCAGTGGGCGAGCAGGATTTCTATATCGACTTGCTTTTTTATAACATTCGGCTGCGAAGTTACGTGGTCGTAGAGTTGAAGAGTGCCGCATTCAAGCCCGAGTTCGCGGGTAAACTGAACTTCTACCTTTCGGCGGTAGACGACCTGCTGCGCACCGAACATGACAACCACAGCATCGGGTTGCTTTTGTGCAAGACGAAGGATAACGTGGTAGCCGAATACGCGTTGCGCGACATCGGCAAGCCGATGGGCGTCAGCGAATACCGGCTCGCCGAAGTGCTGCCGGAGGGCTTCGCCGATCTGCTGCCTTCGCCGGAGGATATCGAGAAACGAATATGAAATGCAATCGTGCAACAGCTGCTGCACGATTCGAGCGACCAAGGAGCGCTGCATGGACATGCCCGAACTGACCTACAACGCCGACGGGTTGATCCCGTGCATCGTGCAGGATGCGGACACCCTCGAGGTGCTCATGATGGCGTGGATGAGCGAGGAATCGCTCGCGCTGACGCTCGAGCGCGGCGAGACGGTGTTTTGGAGCCGCAGCCGTCAGGAGCTGTGGCATAAGGGCGCCACGTCGGGCAACGTGCAGCGGCTCGTGGAGCTGCGCTACGACTGCGATGCCGACACGCTGCTCGCGCTCGTGCACCCGGCAGGGCCGGCCTGCCACACGGGGGAGCGCACCTGCTTCTTCCGCACCGTCCCTCGTTAAACGCGCAGTAGCCGAGCGGCGCATCGTAGCACGAAACGAGGGATTTACCCGTGCAATGCCGAGCGATCTCCTCAGAGGGGTTGTGAGGCCGTTGAGCGTGTCCCATAATAACTGCCGATAGGTTGGCGCGTTTGCGAAGGGAGCGCGAGTGGCCGCGAGAACGGCAGCATGCGATGGAGACGCGAGGAGCGGGGCCGAATCGGCAGAGCGCCCCTCCGAGCCCGTGCGCATCGACTCCCTCACGGGGCTGTTGACCAAAGAGGCGTTCTTCGCCGAGGCCGCCGCCTACCTGCGCGGCCCGGACGGCGCCCGCGCGAGCATCGTCTGCTTCGACGTCGACCATTTCAAGCTACTCAACGATCTGCACGGACTCGATCGCGGCGATGAGTTGCTGGCCTTTCTGGGCGCCGCGCTCAAGGAGCGCTTCTCGCCCGACGGCTCGTATCCGCTCGCTCATCTCGCCGCCGACACGTTCGCCCTGTGCTCCTCCGGCATCGACCCTGCCTGCGTCGAGCGCGCGCTCATTGACATTGCCGCGACTTGCCCGCTCGGCATCGACGCCATCGTGCGCGCCGGCGTCTACGACATCGAGGACCCCGACGCCCCCGTCAGCCTCATGTGCGACCGCGCGGTCATCGCGCTGCGCACGGTGAAGGGCAGCTATTTCGACCGCGTCGCGCAGTACGATCCCGACATGCGCGCGTCGCTCATCCGCGAGCGCGAGGTGATCGCCGGCATCGAGTCCGCGCTGCGCGAGGACCGCATCGAGCTGTTCCTGCAACCGAAGTGCAACATGCGCACCGGCAAGATCGTCGGCGCCGAGGCGCTTGCGCGCTGGCGGCATCCCGATCGCGGCATCGTCGCCCCCGGCGAGTTCATCCCCCTGCTCGAGCGCAACGGCCTTGTGCGCTCGCTCGATCTGCGGGTGTGGGAGAAGTCGGCCGCCTGGGTCAGGAGCCTCATCGACCGGGGAGTGCGCCCCGTTCCCGTTTCGGTGAACGTGTCGAGAGCCGATATCTACCTGATGGACGTGTCTGCCGAGCTCCATGCGCTCGTTCAGCGCTACGGCATCGATCCCTCGCTCATCGAAGTCGAGATCACCGAAAGCGCCTACTCGGAGCGGCCCGACCGCATCGTCGCCGCGTTCGACGCGTTGGCGGAGCGCGGGTTCACCGTGCTCATGGACGACTTCGGCAGCGGTTACTCGTCGCTCAACATGCTCAAGGACATCAACGTCGACGTGTTGAAGATCGACATGCGCTTCCTCGACCGCGACGACCGGCGCAGCAAGGACATCATGGAGTCGGTCATCCGCATGGCGCGCTGGCTCGATCTGCCCGTCATCGCCGAGGGCGTGGAGACGCGCGAGCAGGTGAACTTCCTGTTGGACGTGGGCTGCTCGTACGCCCAGGGCTACTACTACGCGCGCCCCATGGAGGTGTCCGCGTTCGAGGGGCTGCTGACCGACGGATCGAGCGTCGAGCACGAGCAGCGCGTGCTGCAGGAGGCGCGCCGACCCGTCCTCGATTTCAAGGACCTGCTGCACGAGAACATCATCAGCGACCGCATGCTGTCGAGCATCATCGGCTCGGTCGCCCTGTACTCCTACGCCGACGAGGATCTGCGCCTTCTGCGCGGCAACGAAGCCTACCATCGGCTGATCACGGCGTTCGACGCCGACGTGCGGGGCGCCGAAGAGGGCGGCAGCGTGCTTCCGTTCGTGATGGAAGAGGATCGCCCCGCGCTCGTCGCCGCAGCCGAGGAGGCGGTGCGCTCATGTCCCGACGACGGCGTGGAGGTCATCGTGCGTCGCGCCGGCACGCGCGGATGCCGCTGGCACAAGCTGCGCCTGTTCCATCTCGGCACGACGAACGGCGTGGCCACCGTGTACGCCAGCATCGCCGACGTGACGGCGCACATGCGGGATATGGAGGCGCTCCGCATGAGCGAGCGGCGCTTCGAGATCGCCATGGAAGCCACGAGCATCGTGGTGTTCGAGCTGGACATCCCCACGCGAACGGCGCGCTATTCGGAGTTCGTGCAGCAGGCGTTCGGCCTGGCCGAAACCGTGGCGAACGCTCCGGAGGGCTTTATCGAGCAGGGGACGGTGGCCGACGAGTCGGTGGAGGACTTCCGTGGCATCTACCGCGCCCTGTACGCGGGCGCCCCGCGTGCCTCCGCGGTGATCCGCGCCAACATGGCGGACGGCTCGGACGTATGGAACCGCGTGACGCTGATGGCCGTTCCGAACGGCGCGAAGGCTCCCGACAAGGCCGTGGGTCTCGTGGAGAACGTCACGCGCGAGAAGCAAATGGAACGCTCGCTCGAGCATATCGGGAGGAACCCGCAGCTGGCGCACGGGCAGGAACGCGCCGTCCGCACCGATTCGTAGACCTTCCTCCATCGCATTTCCACGAACCCGCGCGCTTTGCGCTTGAACGAACCGAACACATGCGGTACCATGATGATCAGTTCTTTTATCTCTCAGCACACATCCAACACATCCGCATCTCATCACGGAATCCATGCGCGCAGTCGCGCGCGTTTCACCTGTAATAGCCATTGTATAAGGAGGACCTGGGTGAAGTTTTTTCTGGACACCGCCGATCTCAACGAAATAGAAGAGGCGGCCAGCTGGGGCGTGCTCGCCGGCGTCACCACGAACCCGACGCTGTACGCGCGCACCGGCGGCAAGCTCGACGATTTCCACAACCACATCAAGCGCATCTGCGAGATCGTCGACGGTCCCGTCTCCGCCGAAAGCGTCGCCATGACGCGCGACGAGATCATCCGCGACGGCCGCGAGCTGGCCGCGCTCGCCGACAACGTGGTCGTGAAGATCCCCACCATGGTGGAGGGTCTCGCCGCCACCAAGGCGCTCTCCGAAGAGGGCATCCCCGTGAACATGACGCTGTGCTTCAGCGTGCCGCAGGCCATCATGGCCGCGCGCGCCGGCGCCCGCTACATCAGCCCCTTCGTCGGCCGTTTCGACGACATCGCCGAAGACGGCATCGCGCAGCTGGCCGACGTGGTGGCCGCCGTGAACAACTACGACTTCGGCCACGACGTGGAAATCATCGCCGCGTCGGTGCGCAGCGCAAACCACGTGACGCAGGCCGCCCTCATGGGCGCCGACATCGCCACGGTGCCGTTCGCCGCGCTCAAGAAGTGCGTGCAGCATCCGTTGACGGATCGCGGCCTCGATGCGTTCATGAAGGACTGGGAGAAAGTTCAGCAAGCATGAGCGAAAACGAAGCAACCTCCACGGCCCCCGCGGCCGCTCCTGCCAAGCGCCGTTCGACGAGCGTGAACGCCAAATCGGCAAGCAAGGCGGAAGGCGCTGCGACGCCAGGCCGCAACTCGTCGGCAACGCGCACGCCGCGCAAGTCGGTGAAGGCGGGCGGAACGCAGCAACAGCAGCAGGGCTCGGGTTCGAACAACCGCCGCCAGAACGCCTCGAACGCGGGCAAGCCGAACGGCGGCAACAACAACCGCCAGAAGCAGGGCGGCGGCCAGAACCGCCAGAACAACAACCAGAACCAGCGCCGCCAACGCCGCCAGCACGACAACAACCGCGGCAACCGCGAAGTGCAGCCCAGCGTGTCGCGCGAGGAGCTGGCGAAGCTCAAGGTGGCCGAGCTGCGCGAGAAGGCCGCCGAGTTCAACCTCGACGTCACGGGCCTCAAGAAGGCCGAGCTCGTCGAAGCCGTGTTCGGCGCCAGCGTGAAGGCCGAGGGCTTCATCGAGGTGTCGGGCATCCTCGACATCCTCGCCGACGGCTACGGCTTTTTGCGCACGCAGGGCTACCTGCCCAGCGAGACGGACTGCTACGTTGGTCTGTCCACCATCCGCCGCAACGGCCTGCGCAGAGGCGATCTCGTGGCCGGCCAGACGCGCCCGGCGCGCGAGAACGAGAAGTACGCGGCCATCCAGAAGGTGACGGCCGTCAACGGCACCCCGGTCGAAGAGCTGGGAAGCCGCGTCCGCTTCGGCGATCTCACCCCGGTCTACCCGGACGAGTGCCTCACCATGGAGCACGGCAAGAACACCGTCACCGCGCGCGTCATCGATCTCGTGTCGCCCATCGGCAAAGGCCAGCGCGGCCTCATCGTCAGCCCCCCGAAGGCCGGCAAAACCACCATCCTCAAGGACATCGCGGCCGCCATCAGCGCGAACAACCCCGAAGTGCACCTCATGTGCCTGCTCGTGGACGAGCGTCCCGAAGAGGTCACCGACATGGAGCGCTCCATCAAGGGCGAAGTCATCTCCTCGACGTTCGACATGCCCACCGAGAACCACATCGCCGTGTCCGAGCTGGTCATCGAGCGCGCGAAGCGCCTCGTGGAATGCGGCAAGGACGTCGTCGTGCTGCTCGACTCGCTCACGCGCCTCGCGCGCGCCTACAACCTGGCGCAGCCGGCCTCGGGCCGCATCCTGTCGGGCGGCGTCGATTCCACGGCGCTCTACCCGCCGAAGCGCTTCCTGGGCGCCGCCCGCAACATCGAGCACGGCGGCAGCCTCACCATCCTGGCCTCGGCGCTCGTGGACACGGGATCGAAGATGGACGAGGTCATCTTCGAGGAGTTCAAGGGCACCGGCAACATGGAACTCAAGCTCGATCGCAACCTGGCCGACCGCCGCATCTTCCCGGCCATCGACCCGGTGGCTTCGGGCACGCGCAAGGAGGATCTGCTGCTCGAGCCGCAGGAGGCGCCGCTCATCTGGGCCGTGCGCCGCATCCTGGCGAACACGAACAGCACCGAGCGCGCCATGGACATGCTCATCAAGTCGCTCAAGCAGACCGAGACGAACCAGGAGTTCCTCGTGCGCACGGCGAAGAAGGCCCAGCATACCAAGGCGGACGGATCGCTCGAGTTCTAAGGCCCGGCATCCGTCATCCGGGCGTCAACGTGCATGCCGCCCGCGGTCTTATAATGGAAACCACCAGGGAACCGCATCCGTTGGATGCGGTTCCGTGCCGCATACGGTAGTATGAGCAGACGCATGAACCTAGGAGGGACCATGTCTCAAGATAACAACTGGCAGCAGCAGGTATGGCAGCAGCCGGCCGCCCCGCAGCAACCGGCCCCGCAGGGCGCCCCGTACGGCTACGCCGTGCAGCAGCCTCCGAAGAAAAGCCGCGGCTGGATCGTGGCCCTCGTGGCCGTCGTGCTCGTGTTCGCGCTGCTGGCGCTGGGCATGTGGTCGTGCACGTCCGTCATGTCCTCGTCGTTCGGCTCCTTCGGCGCCGGCTCCGCGGTCGACGACGTCGACTACCTCACGGGCGACGCGGTGGGCGTCATCGACATCGACGGCACCATCCAATACGACGGCTCCACCTCGAGCCCCGAGGGCCTCAAGGCCCAGCTCGACCGCGCCGAGAAGAACAACCACATCAAGGCCGTCGTGCTGCGCGTGAACTCCGGCGGCGGCACCGCCACTGCGGGCGAGGAGATGTCCGATTACGTGCGCGAGTTCTCCGAACGCTCCGGCAAGCCCGTCGTGGTGTCGAGCGCGTCCATGAACGCGAGCGCCGCCTACGAGATATCCTCGCAGGCCGACTACATCTACACGGCCAAGACCACGGCCATCGGCGCCATCGGCACGGCCATGCAGGTCACCGACCTGTCGGGCCTTATGGAGAAGCTGGGCATCTCGGTGGACAACGTCACGAGCGCCGACAGCAAGGACTCCAGCTACGGCACGCGCCCGCTCACCGACGAGGAGCGCGCCTATTACCAGGATCAGGTCGACCAGATCAACGAGACGTTCATCCAGACCGTGGCCGAGGGCCGCGACATGCCCGTCGAGGACGTGCGCGCGCTGGCGACGGGCCTCACCTTCACCGGCATGACGGCGGTCGAGAACGGCTTGGCCGACGAGATCGGCACGAAGGACGACGCCGTGTCCAAGGCGGCCGAGCTCGCAGGCGTCTCGCAGTACGCCACGGTCACCCTCAAGGATTCTTCGAGCAGCCTTTCGAGCCTGCTCGATCTCATGTCCGAAAGCAACGTCTCCACCGACGATATCGCCCGAGCGCTGAAGGAGCTGGACACCGATGGCAGCATCGCCCACTAGCAACGAACGAATCTCCTGGCCCAAGCGCGCCGTGGTCACGGCGGGCATGCCCTACGGCAACAAGCCGCTTCACTTCGGCCACATCGCCGGCGTGTTCGTGCCCGCCGACGCCTTCGCGCGCTTCCTGCGCGACCGCATCGGCGCCGCCAACGTTCGCTTCATCAGCGGCACGGACTGCTTCGGCTCACCCATCAACGAGGGCTACCGCAAGCTCGTGGAGGCGGGGGAGTTCGACGGCTCCATCGCCGACTACGTCGAACGCAACCACGAGGCGCAGAAGCGCACGCTCGAGGCCTACGGCATCAGCCTGTCCATCTACGAGGGGTCGGGGATGGGCCACTCGGGCGACGTGCACCAGCTGATCACCGAGAAGTTCATCGAGAAGCTGCACGAGAACGGGCACTTGCAGCGCCGCGCCACGCTGCAGTTCTACGACACGGAGGCCGACACGTTCCTCAACGGCCGTCAGGTGGTCGGCCGCTGCCCCGTGCAGGGCTGCAAGTCCGAGCACGCCTACGCCGACGAGTGCGACCTCGGGCACAGCTACGCGCCCGAGGACCTCATCGCGCCGAAGTCGTCGCTGACGGGCACCACGCCCGAGATGCGTCCCGTGGAGAACTGGTACTTCGACCTGCCCGCGTTCGCCGACTTCCTGCGCGGCCACGTGGCGGCGCTCGAGGCCGATCCCGAGGTGCGCGCCATCGTGCCGCAGACCATCAAGGAATTCCTCGCCCCGCCCGTCGTCTACATCAAGAACGACGCGCGCGAGGCCTACGAGGCCGTGGCGGCCGAGCTGCCGAAGCACGAGCTGCGCGAGGCCGAGAAGGGCAAGCAGAGCTTCGAGATCGAATTCGCCACGATCGACGACCGCGACGCGGCGCGCGAGGTGCTAGGGCGGGCGGGCATCCGCTTCCGCACGGGCAAGGCGCTCGTGCCGTTCCGCATCACCGGCAACATCGAGTGGGGCGTGAAGGCGCCGGTCATCGACGGTCTCGAGGGCCTCACGGTGTGGTGCTGGCCCGAGAGCCTGTGGGCTCCCATGTCGTTCACGATGGCGGTCAACGACAAGATGGGGCTGCCGCGCGGCAGCTGGCGCGATTACTGGTGCTCGGAAGATGCCGAGGTGTACCAGTTCATCGGACAGGACAACCTGTACTTCTACGGCGTGGCCCAGCCGGCGCTCATCGAGGCGCTGCGCCCCGGCGACATCCTCGCCCCGGGCGTCACCGACCACCCCATCCGCCAGACGACGCTCGTGGCGAACCACCACATCCTGTTCGGCGACAAGAAGGCCTCATCGTCGGGCTCGGTGAAGCCGCCCACGGCCGACGAGCTTTTGGACTACTACACCGTCGAGCAGCTGCGCGCGCACTTCCTGGCGCTCGGCCTCGACCAGAAGTCGGTGGGCTTCAAGCCCAAGCCGTTCCTCGCCACCCCCGAGGAGCTCGAGGACACGCGCGTGGCCGACCCGGTGCTCAAGGAGGGCGCGCTGCTGACGAACGTGTTCAACCGCCTGGCGCGCAGCTGCTTCTACGAGGCGCAGAAGAACTTCGAGGGCTACCTGCCGCTGGGCGAGGTATCCGAGGACGTGGTGGCGAAGGCGCACGAGGTGCTGCGCGCCTACGACGACACGATGCACCGCGTGGAGCTGCACACCATCATGTCGATCATGGACGAGTTCATCCGCTGGGCGAACAAGCGCTGGTCGGACGGCATCAGAGAGGCCGAGAACACGGGCGACGACGAGCTGCGCCGCCAGGTGCTCGTGGACTCGTTCTTCCTGCTGCGCATGGCCACGCTGCTCATGCACCCCGTGGTGCCGGCGGGCGCCGAGAAGATCTGCGACTACCTCAGCTTCGAGTTCGACGACTTCTTCAGCTGGAACTACGACTTCGAGGGCATGGAGGAGCTGTGCAGCGCCGGCGAGATCACCGAGGCGCGCCACCGCATCCGTGAGCTGCCGCCCCGCTTCGACTTCTTCGCCAAGCATCCGAGCCAGTACAAGTAGCGAAACCGAGAGCGCCCCGCCCGCCGGGGCGCTCGTCGTGAGACGAAGGGACGGGGTTATCGTCTCGTCCCGCAGAACGAGGCGCTTGCCTCCACGTTTTACGGCGGGACGAGACGATAACCCCGTCCCTTCGTCTCGTGGCCGCAGCGTCTTTCGACCGATGCTTGCATGCGCGAGCAAGGAAAACGCCCGCCCGCGGGATGCGGGCGGGCGTCTCGATCGGTGCGGAACGCGGGGCGCTCTAGACCACTTCGAACTCGAGCGTCGCCGCGAGCGGGGACACCACGTCGTCGGCGGTCTTCGCGCGCACGGTCATGCGGTAGTCGCCCTTCTCCTCGAACGACGTGGTGAACTGCCAGTTCACCCACTTGTCGGCCGTTGCGCCGTCGGTGTCGCACGTCGTCCAGGTGGCTCCGTTGTCGAAGGAGAACTCGATGGCGGCGATGGGGCTGCCCAGATCGTCAGCCACGCCCTCGAACGTGATCTCGTCGCCGGCCTTGAACACGCAGTCGTCGGCGTAGTTCATGATGTTGATCTTGTTGCGGTAGCAGGGATCCACCTGCTGCACGTCGGGCTCGGCGTCCTCCTGCGTCAGCTCGATGTTCACGATGTCGCGCGTGAAGTAGCGCGCCACCGTCTCGGGCATCCATAGCTGCAGGCTCGACCCGGTGGCCGCTTCCAGCTCCTGGCCGTTCACCTGGTACACCAGAAGCGCGTTCTTCTCGAGGGCGTAGCGCAGCGGCAGCGGCTGGCCGAAGCCGTCCGCGCCGTAGGCGGTGACGGTGTTCACGCCGTCCTCGAGATCGGCCATCTCCACGACGGCCGACAGCGGCACGCCCATGACGGCCGCCTGGCCGAAGGGGGAGCCGGTGGCGCACGAGCACGCCATCATCGTCTCCTGGCTGGCATCGTCGGCCATGTCGCGCACGTCGATGGTGAAGTTCTTCTTGATGTTGCCGCCCACGTTCACGTAGAAGTTGGCGACGCCGCCCTCCGTGTCGACGAACTCGGTGGCGGGCTTCGAGCACATGCTGGTCAGGGCCGCGCCGAACACGTTGAACAGTTCGTCGTTGGGAGTGACGCCCTCCTGGTTGAAGGAGAACGAGCCCTGCGCGTCGTGCACGGCCACGAAGGACCCGTCGTCCTCGTTGAACCACTGGGCCGTCACCACGTTGTCGCCCACGGTGTGCGTCGTGGCGATCGGGTCCGCGTCGGCGGTCTGCGGCAGCCCGGCTGCGGTGCCGAGGGCCCCCGCCGCTCCGAACATGAGCAGCGCACCACCGGCCACGCCGCCCGCGATCTTCTTGGGGTTGTAAGCCATAGCGTCCTCCTACTCGCTCTTCTCGTCAGCAGCCGCTTCGACCTTCGGGGGGACGAGCGACGCGGTCTGCAGCACGGTCGTCTCCTCGGGGCTGGGCAGCTTGTCCTTTGCGTTGAACATCACGGTCTGCGTTTCGAAGCTCACCATGCCGCTCTCGGTGGTGGCGCGGACGGTCAGGCAGTACGCGCCTTCCAGCTCGGGCGTGTAGGAGTACGTCCACCACACCATCTTGTTGCGGTCGGTGTCGGCCAGGTCGTACTTCGTCCAGGTCTCGCCGCGATCCATCGAGAACTCGACGCTCGTGATCTTCTCGTCGTAGCCGTCCACGTAGCCCGAGAACTCGTAGGGTTGGCCGTTCTGCACGAGCAGGCCGTCGGGCACGCCGAGGATGGTGGCGTTGGGCTTGTTCATGGGAACGTCGTCCTCGTTCTGCCATCCGTTCGGGTTGCCGGCCCACTTGTCGGTGTAGTCGATGTCCTCGTCGGTGACGTGGTAGGTGTCGACCTGCTTGGAGTTGATCTGCGCATCGACGCCCTCGACCCAGTTCGTGCACGGGTAGCCGCGCGTCGCGTCGAGGTACTCGCCGCCGATCTTGTACACCAGCAGCGCCTCGTCGGAGTCCACCTTGCCCACGGGGAAGGCGCGCTTGGAGCTGCCGTCGGCGCGCAGCGCCTTGACGCCCGTGGTGCCGTCCTTGTAGCCGCCCGCCTTCTCGACGAGCCAGCTCACGGGAATGCCGGTGATCTCGGTGTTCGTGACGCCGCCGCCGCCGACCGGGTTCCAGTTGCACACCATCTTCGAGGTCTTCGTCACCACGGCGCCATCGGCTTCCGCTTCCTTGATGAGCTCGGGCAGCGTGGCCGTGTACTCCGCGTTCACGTTGCCGTCCACCGTGATGGTCCATTCGTCGAACAGGCTCTGCGGCATCTCGAGGTCGAGGCCGTTCACGCCCGCGCCGTGGCGCATGTTGTCGTAGTAGGCGTGCATCCAGTCGTACGAGAACACGCCGCTTTGATCCTGCGTCCTCTCCTGGTCGATGGCGAAGGCGCCCTGCACGTTCTCAACGTCGTTGATGCCCCACAGGCGGTCGTACTTCGTGGTGTCCCACAGCTCCATGCCGCCGCCGTTCTCGGTGGCGTTGTGGCACGACATGCAATCGCCGTCGTACTGCTCGGTGAACTCGCCCTTCGTGCGCGATCCGAAGTGGATGCCGTGCATGAGCGTGCCGAACTCGTACTGCTTGGAGATGTAGCCGGGCGCGTAGGAGTGGCAGAACAGGCACTGCTGCAGCGTGGTCTTGTTGTCCAGCTCGTCGTTCCATGCCACCGGGTGCTCGTAAGGCAGGTTCTTCAGCAGCGCGTTCATGTCGGCGTGGCACGATTCGCAGCCGCGGTTGTCGGCATCGAGCCAGTAGGTGTTGTACGAGTTCGAGCCGGCCTGGATCTGCCAGGCGTCGGGGTCGACCTCGTACTCGGTGGGCGTGCGCTGCACCATCTGGCCGTTCGGCAGCGTCCTCACTTCGGGCGCGTACTCGGTTGCCACCTGGTCCCAGCGGTCCCATAGCCCGTCGAGGTACTCCTTGCCGGGATAGTAGTCTTCGTTGATGTCCTCGTTCGTGGTGCCTTCGGCGCCGTCGATGATGGCTTGCTGCTCGGGCGTGAGATTCTGCTCCTGCGGGGCGGCGGCGCCGTCCCCGGACGGGGCGGCGGTGCTCGCGTTCTCCGACTGCTGCGGCGCGCATCCGGCCGCCAGGCCGAGCGTGCAGGCCGCGCAGGTTGCCACGATGATGGCCTTCTTGTTGAACCTCATGCATCCCCCTTTCCTTGTCTTGGATCCTATCGTCCGATGCGCCTGCAGCCGCTTTTTCCGGTCGTGCCTCCTCCCTTCGCGTTCCCTTCCGTATCGTGCTGACGGCGTATCGACGGACCGTTTCATCGTAGGGTGCCCGCCCTCGCGCGCGCCATCACCCAAGTATCCGATTCGCTTCGTATTCGACGATGCGCGCATCGGACACTTTGGGCGATGCCCGTGTGGGACGGGGTGATTCGCCTGGCGGGCTGCGCTCTGCCGATATTTGAGGGTGCGGGTGCGCGAAGGGCGTGCGATAATGGGGGACGGTCGCCGCATGGGCGATCGGACGTTGGGGGAAGCATGGGAAATCTCTGATCATGGGCAACCGCGGTCTGCAAATCAATCCGGTGGGCGTGCTCGCTTCGTGCGGGCTGGGGCTCAACCTGGTGTGGTGCACGTTGATGGGCCACACGCTGGGGTTCATGTCGTCCACGGCCGGCATGGACGTGTGGGTGAACCCGCGCCTGTTCTTTCTTGCGGGCATCCTTGTGTGCACGGTGGCGTTCACGGCGGCGCCGCGCGCGCTCAAGCGCGCCGACGGCATGCTGCGCTTCGTGCTGCCGCTGCTGTCGGCGTTCGGCACGGCGTGCTTCGGCATGTCGTTCCATCAGACGATATTCGATCCCGGCGCGCTGGCCGTGGGCGGTTTGTTCGTAGCGGGCGTGGGCTACTTCTGGCTGGCGGCGCGCTACATCCTGCTGCTCGCGCGCACGCAAGGTTACGTGTGCGC encodes:
- a CDS encoding molybdopterin-dependent oxidoreductase, encoding MAYNPKKIAGGVAGGALLMFGAAGALGTAAGLPQTADADPIATTHTVGDNVVTAQWFNEDDGSFVAVHDAQGSFSFNQEGVTPNDELFNVFGAALTSMCSKPATEFVDTEGGVANFYVNVGGNIKKNFTIDVRDMADDASQETMMACSCATGSPFGQAAVMGVPLSAVVEMADLEDGVNTVTAYGADGFGQPLPLRYALEKNALLVYQVNGQELEAATGSSLQLWMPETVARYFTRDIVNIELTQEDAEPDVQQVDPCYRNKINIMNYADDCVFKAGDEITFEGVADDLGSPIAAIEFSFDNGATWTTCDTDGATADKWVNWQFTTSFEEKGDYRMTVRAKTADDVVSPLAATLEFEVV
- the sppA gene encoding signal peptide peptidase SppA, with translation MSQDNNWQQQVWQQPAAPQQPAPQGAPYGYAVQQPPKKSRGWIVALVAVVLVFALLALGMWSCTSVMSSSFGSFGAGSAVDDVDYLTGDAVGVIDIDGTIQYDGSTSSPEGLKAQLDRAEKNNHIKAVVLRVNSGGGTATAGEEMSDYVREFSERSGKPVVVSSASMNASAAYEISSQADYIYTAKTTAIGAIGTAMQVTDLSGLMEKLGISVDNVTSADSKDSSYGTRPLTDEERAYYQDQVDQINETFIQTVAEGRDMPVEDVRALATGLTFTGMTAVENGLADEIGTKDDAVSKAAELAGVSQYATVTLKDSSSSLSSLLDLMSESNVSTDDIARALKELDTDGSIAH
- the rho gene encoding transcription termination factor Rho, whose amino-acid sequence is MSENEATSTAPAAAPAKRRSTSVNAKSASKAEGAATPGRNSSATRTPRKSVKAGGTQQQQQGSGSNNRRQNASNAGKPNGGNNNRQKQGGGQNRQNNNQNQRRQRRQHDNNRGNREVQPSVSREELAKLKVAELREKAAEFNLDVTGLKKAELVEAVFGASVKAEGFIEVSGILDILADGYGFLRTQGYLPSETDCYVGLSTIRRNGLRRGDLVAGQTRPARENEKYAAIQKVTAVNGTPVEELGSRVRFGDLTPVYPDECLTMEHGKNTVTARVIDLVSPIGKGQRGLIVSPPKAGKTTILKDIAAAISANNPEVHLMCLLVDERPEEVTDMERSIKGEVISSTFDMPTENHIAVSELVIERAKRLVECGKDVVVLLDSLTRLARAYNLAQPASGRILSGGVDSTALYPPKRFLGAARNIEHGGSLTILASALVDTGSKMDEVIFEEFKGTGNMELKLDRNLADRRIFPAIDPVASGTRKEDLLLEPQEAPLIWAVRRILANTNSTERAMDMLIKSLKQTETNQEFLVRTAKKAQHTKADGSLEF
- a CDS encoding methionine--tRNA ligase; the protein is MAASPTSNERISWPKRAVVTAGMPYGNKPLHFGHIAGVFVPADAFARFLRDRIGAANVRFISGTDCFGSPINEGYRKLVEAGEFDGSIADYVERNHEAQKRTLEAYGISLSIYEGSGMGHSGDVHQLITEKFIEKLHENGHLQRRATLQFYDTEADTFLNGRQVVGRCPVQGCKSEHAYADECDLGHSYAPEDLIAPKSSLTGTTPEMRPVENWYFDLPAFADFLRGHVAALEADPEVRAIVPQTIKEFLAPPVVYIKNDAREAYEAVAAELPKHELREAEKGKQSFEIEFATIDDRDAAREVLGRAGIRFRTGKALVPFRITGNIEWGVKAPVIDGLEGLTVWCWPESLWAPMSFTMAVNDKMGLPRGSWRDYWCSEDAEVYQFIGQDNLYFYGVAQPALIEALRPGDILAPGVTDHPIRQTTLVANHHILFGDKKASSSGSVKPPTADELLDYYTVEQLRAHFLALGLDQKSVGFKPKPFLATPEELEDTRVADPVLKEGALLTNVFNRLARSCFYEAQKNFEGYLPLGEVSEDVVAKAHEVLRAYDDTMHRVELHTIMSIMDEFIRWANKRWSDGIREAENTGDDELRRQVLVDSFFLLRMATLLMHPVVPAGAEKICDYLSFEFDDFFSWNYDFEGMEELCSAGEITEARHRIRELPPRFDFFAKHPSQYK